TGGCATGCCTAATACTTCAAGATGCAGTCTTTCCTCCACACCTGCCGCTTcaacagccccagtgtttaatgacgatggggggggggggggaagtgtgtaACAGATCACACTTACCAAGACACTCCTTACCCAAAGACCAGCAACAGTTACAACAGTAGCAACCTGTATAGTGGTttcctcccccgctccctcccaaCTGGCCATATTAGGACCCATGGATGGCATACAGACCACAACAGGGGCACCCACCACAGCTGCCAACCCTAGCACCAAGGTCTCAGGCACCAGCACTTCAGTCTCTAGAACACTACAGCTTGGAAGCGGAAGACCTGGAGGTGGACACTACCAGGGATGAGCATGCATCTTGCTTTCTTCTACCAACACAGACCTCGTCTTCACCCCCTGATGACACAATCATGCCCCCACCAACAATCGCTGGGGATGATTTTAAGAAATTTCAAGACCTTTTTAAGACAGTCACCGAGACTTTAGAGATTTCACTGTCTGACACGCCTCAGACACAGCATAAACTGACAAATATCCTGAACGCATATCCCCACATGAAACTGGCAATCCCCATGAACGAGGTGCTTATGGACCCTGCCAAAAATAATCTGGCAGATGCCTGCCACAATCAAACCGACCTCCAAGAGGGCCAATAAgagatacagtagacttccgataatccggcacctttgggacctaggtggtgccggattatcggatatgccggagtattggGAGGTCCCGGTACAGCTGCACGGTTTAACAGTTGGCCGGGACCcgatctccctccccctcccctctcctttccccttggCTGAAGCAAAAAAGCTCTTCTCCATGCTGTAACCCGATCCCACTTCCACCCCCCACAACCTTATGTTCGGTCCGGGTACAGCCAGCATGTGCGCTGAGCAGCcagctttttaatcagctggatggGAGCGCTTGACATTTTAATGCCGGattatcgggagtgccggacaattgggtgccagactattggagttttactgtactatgttttggtaaccgggtttggttctttaaaggatttgaaaccacagacagaggaatacttctttttagggttaaacaaagatttttatttttctatttactttataattaatttttcatttaaatccattcactctgatttttttaagacagtgtaatatacaaataaaaagtagaaaaacagtacagttaaacaagaaataataactcctacagatataccctcctgatttacctttaaacaatttatggagttaacaaatatataatactcacgtaaagaaagatagaagcattgcttagattcaggagatattcttttttGTCTTTCCTTTTTAGGATTTTTCGTAGCAACCGCTGTTGTTCCCCTTTCGAATcttatgtgcggcagcgagattcagcaccggggagggagccctggttgatcagacccaGCTTTTTGGATTCACAACCCGTCCGCTCTTGGTCTGTTCCCTCCAACCTTATATACCCAGTTTTGGTATTTTGGtatcctccactcgcctgacaattgctgacgttagatttttgtctcattctgccctttcaAAACTTTCATCtactccatttggggtaatcagcactttgttgcatattgctgtctgagggtatgtctacactacagcgctagttcgaattaacttagttcgaattagttaattcgaactaagctaattcgaactaacgcgtctagaactaaaaactagttcgaattagcgttttgctaattcgaactagcgcgtccacactgattggatgcaggggggcatttaagggaagctgaaaccggttctggcagggcatcaggtcagtagttgctttgtgtggctgctgtctgaggctatctgaggctcgagcttaaagggacccccctggacagccggttctcagcttttcctgcttgcttgccaacctcgccgagggacagcaaagcgtcggtctctgtgcccgtctgtgtcggtgcttcccttcggggggggggggccgccgcaggtggcaacatggagccacagctcgccctacaccttctggtgcactttctggacttgctgctgcaagcctgccagcaatggctcgaggctgcctggcaccacctggggaacgtcagccccctgcctctccgcctggccaccctgggggccgtggaggagccgcggcggcgccccggcaccggcgtgccccgccgcgtctggcgtctggacaccagcagcgactggtgggaccgcatcgtcctggagcgctgggaagaccgacagtggacccagaacttcaggatgaggagggacaccttcctggagctctgcgagtggctcgaccctgccctgcaaagaagggacactcgcatgagacccgccatccccctccagaagcaggtggccatcgccctctggaagctctccacgccggacagctaccgatccatcgggaaccatatcggcgtggggagatccaccatcggagcggtgctcatgcaggtaaggcactcgtcggccaccgagccgggggggaggggggctgcgaggaggggatgggccgccccagggacaaagggggggggggcgggaggaggcgaaagcaccccgcaccggaggggtcgggctgtcccggccgtactacacgccgccaggggggttgcttccggcgcggggcactgccaggacacgcacgctcccagccacccgggcgccccactgattggcgctttgctgtgtctctctccacaggtggtcaaggccatcaaccgggtgctgctccgcagggtggtccgcctcgccgacccggacaccgtcatccggggattcggcgccctcggcttccccaactgcgggggggccatcaacgggacgcacatccccatccgtgccccggaacaccaggcgtcccattacgtcaaccgcaaggggtacttctccatcctcctgcaggccgtgtgtgaccaccggggacagttcacggacataaatgtgggctggtccggcaaagcacacgaggcccgggtgtaccgcaactcctccgtgtgccggcggctgcaggacgggaccttcttccccgaccgccacatcagggtcggggacgtggacatgcccgtgtgcctggtgggggatgccgcctacccactgcagccctggctcatgaagccctacacggggcacctcaatccctcccaccaggccttcaatgccaggctgaccagggcccgcatcgtggtggagggggccttcgggcgactgaaagcccgctttcgatgcctcctcacccatctggacctggccgagcacaacatccctcccgtggtggcggcatgttgtgtgctccacaatttgtgtgagcggaagggggaggctttcctgccagcctggatggctgaggctgaccgcatggctgggaagcccagcggggggccatccggatccgggaagccctgtgggagagcttccaggtggaggaggaggaggactgacctctccctgcatgccccactggggctttcttccaccctatcccccccttcccctttcccctccctacctactgtcaaataaagacacctgtttttcaaacaaaaacgtctgtttatttcacagaactggggtggggggagggaggaatgaaggtggaagaagggagggggaaacctgggacgagggagctggaaggggaggggagggaagggaaaggaaagctcaggggtgggagtccggctgcctctcccgtctcgccacactgcgggtccgggggcgttggtggggaatggttgtggaggggggggcagaggggacagggggtgtggaggaagcaggagcggaagcaggagcgaaagcaggaggagcagggggagcaagagggggagcagggggaggaggaaatggaaagcggtccagcaggctctggaggtggcctcgcagggcatggccctgctcctccagggcctccagactcctctggcgcagcctgaggtcctcctggacccagtggtcctggagacggagctgtcggtccaggaaccggaggtgccgcctctggtagtcctcctggttcctggctgtcctgcttgcccgggcacgggcggctgctgcaggcggggtggtgcgtcctgcaggcccaggtgctgcagctgtggtgcaagaagaccagcggtcaatttccccaggggcccaggtgtgtgaaacccagctcccctctgcaaggccagggcccctgcaggatccccagctgctgctccgtggtgggcaaggcccaggcacacggtcccggggctccctctcgccccagccccccgtacacataaggggaacacgagggtactcacaggtggacgcctccccggcctctgacgatgcaggggagcggctctgtggcgtgcctcgcgggtcccgggtcctgggcaggctggcggcaggctcctggctctcagagccctcttcctcctcctctgtctccaggaggggtccctctgccccggggtcaatcacgtcccggggggcagggacggcatgaggccccaggatgcggtccagggcatggaagtgggggcaggcctccgggtcagcccctggcaggcaagcccgggagtaggactgccgcaagtcctttattttgcagcgcacctgctcccggctgcgctggtggcccctggcggccagactggcagccatgcgtccgtagacggccgcgttccggtggctagtgcggagatcgtggacattggaggcttccccccaaacctcgatgaggtccacgatctccgcacttgaccaggcgggcgcccgccttttgcgcccccgggcaggctcccgggagccgccaggctggtcctggggagcagtggagggctgggagccctcggatggctggctcattctgtggcaggtgcaggctgtgcaggcacgggtgctggcaggcttgcaactggcacaaagtgagtagccagcccgtggccctttaagggctccggggccgggaggggggcaatagagtttccctggtgttggccagagtggccaccagggaaacctgggaagccttagcctcccactagttcgaactaaagggctacacagcccttagttcgaactagctagttcgaactaggcgttagtcctcgtaaaatgaggtttacctagttcgaactaagcgctccgttagttcgaattaagttcgaactaacggaacgctagtgtagcgcctaggaaagttagttcgaactaacgtccgttagttcgaactaactttgtagtatagacatacccagagttagttAGTTCCCTAAAACTGGGGTTACtgttggtcatccaatcaaattttggTTTTTTATCTTacatctcctgtatctcacaatgctgcctttcctttacacttacaattaaactggtgctcatttgacatattctgggtaggcctcaacacCTTCCTTTCACACTATGTTGCCCCCTAAAGGAGCAGAatttctcttctcccaccccacacCAAACCTGCTGGTGGTTGAAGCAGTCAACCAgagagggaagcagcagcctactCATACCATCCCATATGACAGGGATTGGAAGAGGCTGGACACACTGGGGAGAAAAGCATATTCCTCAGTGAGTCTTCAACTCAGAATAGCTAACTGTGTGTCATTACTGGCAAAATACACACATCACATCTTTGACCAGTTAAACAGCCTTTATTGAATCTTTACCAAACAATCAAAAGGAACAGTTTAAGGCCAATATCAAGGAGGGCATGCTAATATCAGGCATGGCCCTCCAGCTAGCATTTGATTCAGCGGCTACAGCAGCTAGATCTCTAGCCTCTGCTGTAGTGATGAGATGGGCCTCTTGGCTCCAACTCTCTGGCTTCCCGAGAGAGGTACAATCCACAGTGGAGGATTTACCCTTCGAGGCCACCAAGCTTTTCATAGAGTCCACAAATACTTCTCTACACACTTTGAAGGATTCCAGAATGACTCTAAAAACTCTAGGCATCCACGTACCTGTCATGAAAAGAAAGCAAGGCACGCCATTCACTTAAAGATACAGAACACAACTGTTCAACCAGCAACAACGGTACTATGACAATAGACGGGTCAAAACAGATGCAGACAATCCAACGATCAGTCATCGACTCAACCCTCAACATCTAGACACCAGTTTTGAAGTTCTGGTCAAGGATCTGACAACCCTGATGTTTCCGAGGCAGCAATCAGAACCATCCATAATATTTAGCAGCAGAATAGTCGCATTCTATCCAGCTTGGTCCTGCATGACCACCAACAGGTGGGTGTTGGAAATTGTGAAAACCAGCAACTGCATCCCATTTTTAGTTATCCCTCCATCGCACCCTTCCtgcccgtccctcttcagggactcctctcacAAGCATGTGCTTGCACAAGAGGCAGAACACCTTCTAAAGCTGGGAGCCATAGAAGAGGTACCACAACATCACAGGGGCAGGGGTTTCTACTCCCATTACTTTCTCACCACCAAGAAGTCAGGCGGTTGGAGACTTATTCTGGACCTCCACAGTTTAAACCACTTCATCAGGTACCAACacttcaagatggtgacctttGCCATGATTATCCCTGCCTTGTGAAAAGGAGCTTGGCTGTCTACCCTCAACCTCCAGGGCGCTTATTTTCATATATCAATGTACCCATCACACCGGAGATTCCTACGCTTCACAATACAAGACAGACACTTCCAGTACAGAGTGTTACCATTCAGACTCTCAACAGCACCAAGAGTATTCTCAAAGGTGCTGGCGGTAGTGGCCACACATCTGCTCAAGATGGGCATCACCATTTTCCCCTACTTAGATGACTGCCTAGGGCCGGGCTCTACACAACAGCACATGTCACAGGCAGTAGCAACAACAAGAACCCTTTTCAAGACGCTCAGTCTCCAAATAAACATACACTTACCCCGACTCAGACACTAGAGTTTATAGGGCACACCTAGATTGCACACAGGCCAGAGCCTCACTACCAATCCACAGGTGGACTGCACTGAAGGACCTTATAACAACAGCCCAGTGACATCAGCACGTCTCTGCCTTCAAATCCTGGGTCACATGGCAGCGGCCACTTTCATAGTACCCCACGCTCACCCGTGCATGAGGCTACTACAAGCATGGCTGCACTTGACCTCCTGCCTGTGAATTCACTCTCTGAACAAACAACTCTTCTTACCTACCAGAATAAAATCTTCTCTCACATGGTGGACCCTGCAGGGCAATGTATGTGTAGGTGTCCCTTTCCACCGCAGCCCCCGTCAGCCACTGTTACTACAGACACATCGCTGCtaggctggggagcacacctcAGCCACAGAGTAGTGCAGGTCCAATGGACTCAGGACAAGTCCAGGCACCACATCAGCCTACTAGAACTAAGGGTGGTACGAAAGGCATGGTTACACTCTCCCCCCGATATACAACAGAACAGTCCAAATCCTCATGGACAATGTTACCACAATGTATTACATTAACAGACAGGGAGGAGCAACATACTTGCTGACACTCTGACCAGGCAATTTCCATAGAACCACAAATGGGAACTAAACTGACCAATGCTGACCTACCTCTTCAAGAAGTGGGGGTTCCTGACAGTAGACCTATTAATCATATACGAGAATGCTTGCTGCCCACAGTACTGTTTCAGGACAGGCATAGGGCCCCACTCCCTGGGGGACACCTTCAGCATCCAATGGACAGCCACCCTAGCATATGCATTCCCTCCCTTCTCTCTAATACAAAGGGTGATCCTCAAGATCAGACAGGACAGGGCCAGAGTAATACCTGTGGTGTCCAACTGGCCCAGACAAACATGATACCCATACCTTCTACAAATGAACATCTGCTCACCACATCGATTTCTGACAGTACGCTCTTTACTTACACAGTGTAGGGGCCAGATAACCCATCTGATGGTCCACATGTTATATCTCCAGGCATGGATGATTATTGGCTAAACAATACGGAGAGGTCCTTCCCGGACTCGATACAGCTTGTCCTCGCAAACTCCAGGAGACCTACTACGAGGAAGACATACATGCAGAAATGGAAGCATTTCACAGTCTGGTGCGAGAGACACTCCTATGAACCCTCCCACGCAGTCTTCTCAAATTCTATAATACCTACTGGACCTACATAATACAGGTCTTTTCTTGGGTTCCATCAGCGCTCATCTTGCTTCTATATTAGCCCTTCATACAGGGATATTCTGTCTTCACACACTCCTCCGTAAAACAC
The sequence above is a segment of the Pelodiscus sinensis isolate JC-2024 unplaced genomic scaffold, ASM4963464v1 ctg36, whole genome shotgun sequence genome. Coding sequences within it:
- the LOC142825132 gene encoding uncharacterized protein LOC142825132; amino-acid sequence: MSQPSEGSQPSTAPQDQPGGSREPARGRKRRAPAWSSAEIVDLIEVWGEASNVHDLRTSHRNAAVYGRMAASLAARGHQRSREQVRCKIKDLRQSYSRACLPGADPEACPHFHALDRILGPHAVPAPRDVIDPGAEGPLLETEEEEEGSESQEPAASLPRTRDPRGTPQSRSPASSEAGEASTSAAPGPAGRTTPPAAAARARASRTARNQEDYQRRHLRFLDRQLRLQDHWVQEDLRLRQRSLEALEEQGHALRGHLQSLLDRFPFPPPPAPPLAPPAPPAFAPASAPASSTPPVPSAPPSTTIPHQRPRTRSVARRERQPDSHP